One segment of Drosophila ananassae strain 14024-0371.13 chromosome 3R, ASM1763931v2, whole genome shotgun sequence DNA contains the following:
- the LOC6497023 gene encoding protein FAM92A, with protein sequence MFRRGKLAFLNTKDDRIKIINERISLTERHLMEMCSSFALVTRKMAKYRDSFDELAKGVKSYADDEEINESLCQGLKSFTNAVTLISDYMDTNVHRLEQKIVNELAQFEQLCKSTRDNLRLAVIARDKEVLRQRQMLELKSKFSANNSAADSELFKAKMEVQRTNKEIDDIIGNFEQRKLRDIKELLSNFILISMKQHTKALEVLSASYYDIGNIDERDDFLEFQKLMKTKEEPATRKAAFKKGLRSQSMDSLDHEHLVSPLKRRQKLSRSTKNLTRAGINHGSKTEPEESEEQDDDDEDDEDEEEEETEQSGEEEEESGTASDDEREPTQPSTQATPRENVFGAKLRSGGSKESTTLSSTTSAASALTKPLRQPVKHPFKAVASTHVRLQKQFHVPPH encoded by the exons atgtTTCGCCGCGGTAAATTAGCTTTTCTAAATACGAAAGACGAtcgaattaaaataataaacgaGCGCATTTCACTCACCGAACGCCATTTGATGGAAATGTGCAGCTCCTTTGCATTGGTTACCAGGAAAATGGCCAA GTACCGCGATTCGTTCGATGAGCTGGCCAAAGGAGTCAAGAGCTATGCGGACGACGAGGAAATCAACGAGAGTCTCTGCCAAGGACTGAAAAGTTTCACCAATGCTGTGACCCTCATAAGCGACTACATGGACACTAATGTCCACCGATTGGAACAGAag ATCGTCAACGAGCTGGCCCAATTCGAACAGCTCTGCAAGTCCACGCGGGACAATCTGCGCCTGGCTGTCATAGCTCGGGATAAGGAGGTCCTTCGCCAACGCCAGATGCTGGAGCTGAAGTCCAAGTTTTCGGCCAATAAT AGTGCCGCCGATTCGGAACTTTTTAAAGCGAAAATGGAAGTGCAACGCACCAACAAGGAAATCGACGATATTATCGGGAATTTCGAGCAGCGAAAGTTGCGAGACATCAAGGAACTTCTCAGTAATTTCATCCTTATATCCATGAAGCAGCACACCAAGGCTTTGGAGGTGCTCAGCGCCAGCTACTATGACATTGGCAACATTGACGAGCGGGACGATTTCCTGGAGTTCCAAAAACTCATGAAGACCAAAGAGGAGCCTGCAACCCGCAAGGCAGCCTTCAAGAAAGGCCTTCGCTCTCAGTCGATGGATAGCTTGGACCATGAGCATCTGGTTAGTCCTTTGAAGCGACGTCAAAAGCTGTCGAGGAGCACCAAAAATCTAACTCGTGCCGGAATCAATCACGGCAGTAAAACGGAGCCGGAGGAAAGTGAGGAGCAGGATGACGACGACGAAGACGATGAGGACGAAGAGGAAGAG GAAACTGAGCAAAGTGGCGAGGAGGAAGAGGAATCTGGTACCGCCTCTGACGATGAAAGGGAGCCCACCCAGCCGAGCACCCAGGCCACTCCACGGGAAAACGTCTTCGGTGCCAAGTTGCGATCTGGAGGCAGCAAGGAGTCTACCACACTGTCGTCCACCACCAGTGCTGCCTCGGCTTTGACCAAGCCACTCCGCCAGCCGGTCAAGCATCCCTTCAAGGCAGTGGCCTCCACACATGTAAGGCTGCAGAAGCAGTTCCATGTGCCTCCACACTAG
- the LOC6498480 gene encoding heat shock factor-binding protein 1 — translation MTDLRNEMDSDLDQNYSLNSNADPKNMQELTIYVQNLLQNVQDKFQTMSDQIITRIDDMGNRIDDLEKSIADLMNQAGIEGQVPEK, via the exons ATGACCGATCTGCGGAACGAGATGGACAGTGACCTGGACCAGAACTACTCTCTGAACAGCAACGCGGACCCCAAGAACATGCAGGAGCTGACCATTTAC GTACAAAATCTGTTGCAGAACGTGCAGGACAAGTTCCAGACCATGTCTGATCAGATAATCACTCGGATCGACGACATGGGCAACCGTATCGATGATCTGGAAAAGAGCATTGCCGATCTGATGAACCAGGCCGGAATCGAGGGACAGGTCCCGGAGAAATGA
- the LOC6497024 gene encoding probable tRNA (guanine(26)-N(2))-dimethyltransferase, with translation MDVDEGKQQVVIEENPNEHVIRERNAEIVSGGNVFYNPVQEFNRDLSISVLNVYHRILVKERIEKAAKKQQQRKRAKDEEKKEVKENEGAPTLGPEESPTYVAGKRYEDGMRILEALAATGLRSIRYAQEIAGVRQIVANDLSRQAVASINKNVQHNQVEELIEASHADAMTLMYLSTAQEKRFDAVDLDPYGCPNRFLDGAIQCLVDGGLLLVTATDMAVLAGNAPEACYVKYGSVPLRMKCCHEMALRILLHCIESHANRHGKYIEPLLSISADFYIRIFVRVRVGQAQCKLSMSKQSWMYQCTGCDTFTLQPLGITKPNPTAGNPQQLKFGIPTGPAVNSQCEHCGHRHHLGGPIWSAPLHNPEFVNQLLEAVQESPLESLGTQRRIVGVLSMVQEELQDVPLYYTPDKLCCVLKLEIVPMLKFRSALLHAGYRVSYSHASKNSLKTDAPASVLWDILRSWSKRHPVNPDRMIPGTPLQVILSKPHTTDYDFDNLHPAANPKSRKSALSRFQENPTPHWGPGTRATIMIGDNKQPKSYRNQNKKQRQKALEGENKVTAQSEDSEEVEHQAKQPKLDTAL, from the exons ATGGATGTGGATGAGGGAAAACAGCAG gTTGTCATTGAGGAGAATCCCAATGAGCATGTGATTCGTGAACGAAACGCCGAGATTGTATCCGGCGGGAATGTATTCTACAACCCTGTTCAGGAGTTCAACCGGGATCTCAGCATCTCGGTGCTGAATGTTTACCACAGGATATTGGTAAAGGAAAGAATAGAAAAGGCGGCCaaaaaacagcagcagcggaAAAGGGCGAAAGATGAAGAGAAGAAGGAGGTGAAGGAGAACGAAGGCGCACCCACGCTAGGACCTGAAGAATCCCCCACTTATGTGGCCGGAAAACGCTATGAGGATGGTATGCGGATCCTAGAGGCCCTAGCGGCCACTGGGTTACGGAGCATCCGATATGCCCAGGAAATCGCTGGTGTTCGCCAGATTGTGGCCAACGATCTGTCTCGACAGGCAGTGGCCTCCATAAACAAGAACGTGCAGCACAACCAGGTGGAGGAGCTCATCGAAGCGAGCCACGCGGATGCGAT GACCCTCATGTATCTTTCAACTGCCCAAGAAAAGAGGTTCGATGCCGTGGACCTAGACCCGTACGGATGCCCGAATCGTTTCCTGGATGGTGCCATTCAGTGCCTGGTTGATGGAGGCTTGCTTCTTGTGACCGCCACCGACATGGCTGTGCTGGCGGGGAATGCACCGGAGGCTTGTTATGTAAAGTACGGCTCAGTACCTCTGAGGATGAAGTGCTGCCACGAGATGGCACTGCGCATCCTGTTGCACTGCATTGAGAGCCACGCGAACCGGCATGGAAAGTACATTGAACCTTTGTTGAGTATCTCAGCGGACTTTTACATCCGTATATTTGTCCGAGTTCGTGTCGGCCAGGCGCAATGCAAACTGTCGATGAGCAAACAGTCGTGGATGTATCAGTGCACCGGATGTGACACCTTCACATTGCAGCCGTTGGGCATCACCAAACCGAATCCGACTGCAGGAAACCCACAGCAGCTAAAGTTTGGCATACCCACGGGTCCCGCGGTGAATTCCCAGTGCGAGCACTGCGGGCACAGGCACCACTTGGGTGGACCCATATGGTCGGCTCCGCTACACAACCCGGAATTCGTAAACCAGCTTTTGGAGGCCGTCCAGGAATCACCCTTGGAGTCTCTGGGCACTCAAAGGCGAATAGTTGGTGTGTTGTCCATGGTCCAGGAGGAACTTCAGGACGTGCCTTTATACTATACCCCGGACAAGCTGTGCTGTGTCCTCAAGCTGGAGATTGTGCCCATGCTGAAGTTCCGATCGGCTTTGCTCCATGCTGGCTATCGTGTTTCCTACTCCCATGCTTCGAAAAACTCTCTGAAAACAGACGCACCGGCTTCTGTACTGTGGGACATCTTGCGCAGCTGGAGCAAGCGGCATCCGGTCAATCCGGATCGAATGATTCCCGGTACTCCTCTGCAGGTGATCCTTTCCAAACCACATACCACGGATTACGATTTTGATAATCTACATCCGGCTGCCAATCCGAAAAGCCGTAAGTCGGCACTTTCCCGCTTCCAGGAGAATCCCACGCCACACTGGGGACCAGGAACCAGAGCCACCATTAT GATTGGGGACAATAAACAGCCCAAGAGCTATCGTAACCAGAACAAGAAGCAGCGCCAAAAAGCGCTAGAGGGGGAGAACAAAGTCACTGCCCAATCGGAGGATTCAGAGGAAGTGGAGCATCAAGCCAAGCAACCCAAGCTAGATACCGCTTTATGA
- the LOC6498479 gene encoding uncharacterized protein LOC6498479, with the protein MIRYDLVQIKNDSWQPDLHTEGTYVCKFPEPPAPEPHLNPGNWHGHLQPYQRLFYHQTMNSVRSSKRFRASPHIPKDVLDLRLQSRYDHTREAFPEKVDYVMQHETCKSCISSWSAPGAAKEIGAQHQSFRVLRNTKIIRRKQEDSLGHPLRIGGCKEKIHPHSVKLICSGVHNQLVNNGFSRQTSDGNFFRY; encoded by the exons ATGATTCGTTACGATCTAGTGCAAATAAAGAATGACTCATG GCAGCCGGACCTGCACACGGAGGGCACTTATGTGTGCAAATTCCCGGAACCTCCGGCACCGGAGCCCCACCTGAATCCGGGAAATTGGCATGGCCATCTGCAGCCGTACCAGCGTCTTTTTTACCACCAGACCATGAACTCAGTCCGCTCGAGCAAGCGTTTCCGTGCCAGTCCCCATATCCCGAAGGATGTCTTGGACCTCAGGCTGCAGTCGCGCTACGATCACACACGGGAAGCCTTTCCGGAGAAGGTGGACTACGTGATGCAACATGAGACTTGTAAGTCATGCATATCCAGTTGGTCGGCTCCGGGAGCAGCTAAGGAGATTGGCGCTCAGCATCAGTCCTTTAGGGTTCTCcgtaatacaaaaataattcgTCGAAAGCAGGAGGATTCCCTAGGCCATCCATTGCGAATTG GTGGCTGCAAGGAGAAGATCCATCCTCATAGCGTCAAGCTGATCTGCAGTGGCGTCCACAACCAACTGGTCAACAATGGATTCTCGCGCCAGACCTCCGACGGCAACTTCTTCCGGTACTAG